The genomic stretch agaaaatttcctttttggtgtgtgtgtgtgtgtgtgtgtatgtgcatgcatatgtatgtgtgtgtgtgttgttggcctTTGCTTGATAACTACTGTTAGTGATATATGCAAATAAAACTCAGTGGTGTGATAGGTATGAGTGAGACCTTTCCAGTCATAACCTGTACTGTGTACAATGATGTGTTAAGGTGCTCAGTaagaagtcaaaggtcaaggtcactttCAAGACAGTATGCTTTACAGTGTCCTTTTTATATTCCAATGCTGTAATTCACGTGTTCAAAACAGTGGgtattatatatgtgtgagtcttgaaggccttgcctctcgttgttgtttttttgtgtgtgttgaccatGCAGCACATTGTgtattggttgtgtttgtgttattgatAACAGTGGTTATCAAACtgatttttcatttcagaaacaaGTGAAACTTCAGTCTTCAGTCATTAGTAAAACAACACCTCAGCTGTCAGTGTCTGGAGCGAAGAGAACTCCTCTACACAAGTCTGCCAACACTTCTGGGTCACTGCTGTCCCAGAACAGAAGCCACGTGTGTCAGCGATGTTCTGCTGCCTTTGTGACATTCAACAGTCTAAAGATACATCTGATGCATGTTCATGGTGAGAAACTGCATGCTGTGTCACCTGTGCCCTCCACACCTGGTGGTTGTGATGCTGGTAACCATAGCAACATGAATGTGGAAAAGGTTGCTGACCTTGACAAGAGAAACATtgtgcagagaaaaaacaacaaagctgatgataacactgacaaggaaagtgaggagaaaaagagcaggcgccatgtgtgtgacgtgtgcagtaaggcttttactcaggctggtcacttgaaaacacacaagttggttcatactggtcataaacagtttgtgtgtgacgtgtgcagtaaggcttttactcatgctggtaccttgaagagacacaagttgattcatactggtcataaacagtttgtgtgtgacgtgtgcagtaaggcttttactgaggctggtaccttgaagagacacaagttgattcatactggtcataaacagtttgtgtgtgatgtgtgcagtaaggcttttactcaggcttgtaacttgaagacacacaagttgattcataccggtcctaaacagtttgtgtgtgacgtgtgcaaaaaggcttttactcaggctggtaccttgaagagacacaagttgattcatactggtcataaacagtttgtgtgtgacgtgtgcagtaaggcttttactgaggctggtaccttgaagagacacaagttcattcatactggtcataaacagtttgtgtgtgacatgtgcagtaaggcttttacccAGGCTGGTCACTTGAAAACACACAAGTtggttcatactggtcataaactgtttgtgtgtgatgtgtgcaataaggcttttactcatgctggtaccttgaagagacacaagttgattcatactggtcataaacagtttgtgtgtgacgtgtgcagtaaggcttttactcaggctggtaccttgaagaaacacaagttgattcatactggtcataaagagtttgtgtgtgacgtgtgcagtaaggcttttactgaggctggtaccttgaagagacacaagttgattcatactggtcataaacagtttgtgtgtgacgtgtgcagtaaggcttaacacctgtccacactgtgtgcacacatgtatctttctctccatcttttgaTGAGAACCAATGCTGAACTGATGGGTTAACTCCATgcacttgtgtaaataatgtgATATAAATTGTGATGCACTGTGGTTGGATTAGAAAAATTTGATTCCAATGGCAGTGGCAGGATGACAGTGGCAACTAACAAAGTTTATTCAACTGTAGTTTGGAAAATGAATATGGATGAAAATTATATCAGTGTTTCATAAAGGAGTTGGGGATTGAGGAGTGGGGACTGGGGGGTATGGCAATGATTCAGTGGTAACATTGTGTCTGTGACTATGTATTGTAAAAATGCTCATACGTTTTATGCCATTGGAAtgccttctttctctcagtcactgtcactttctctatgtctctttttctctgtgtgtgcgtctgagtgtgtcagtctgtctctatctctctgtatctctctcagtatgtctctcattctctctcactctcattttctTTATGTATGTAAGCACCAACACTAAGACTTACTGAAATGCCATGGGTTATCATtttcatatgcatgtgtgttggtaTGCATGTACTTATTTCCAGTATGGATACGTACAAATCGGTGTATGGATTGATGTATTcatatttgttctgttttgttaattgaaaaataatatataaaagaaaatcaaaaatcATTTTTGAACATTGTTGTTTAtagatgaatatgtgtgtgtgtgtttgcgagtacatgtgtgtgtgtgtgtgtgtgtgtgtttatcttcagtttaggtttattcactataagtgtttttagatgggtgggtgtatgtgtggtgtgtgtgtaatattaatTCCGAGCATGTTTTTCCTCAGTGATTTCTTGCCATGTTAGTATTACCTAAACAAGTAATGGCATTGCCATATgccataatttgtgtgtgtgtgtatgtgtaacattCATTCTGAGCATACTTTCCATCAGTGTTTTCTTGCCGCACACAGTTATccacacaagtcacagtattgccATATACATTGTTATAGATCTGAACAAGTCAAATTCTTATATGCTTTGTTATCATATCAACACAAGTCATGGTTTTGCCATACATACTGTTATCTACAAAAGTCAGTTTTGCCATATGCActgttatgtacacaagtcacagtattgctgtacgcattgttatgtacacaagtcacagtattgctgtacgcattgttatgtacacaagtcatGGTCAAAGCAATCAGtgacatttctttccttcttttttttaaccatgtcCCATTCATAATATTTGGGAAAGAACTTTTGTTCTAAGATATATTCACATGCAATACATAGATAGTCTGCACTTTTTTGCATGTCATGCACGCTCATGTATCTGTGTGGGCTATTGTTTAAAAAGCATCACCTCCCTTGTATCATTGTACTCTCAAAAACATTAGTACTGGTTCATCaggaaaaaacccacaacaatcaACACTTGAAGTTAGCAGTTGTTAATTCAGTTTAGAAAAATATTCATGATTTGCttttaataataagaagaatagatCCTTTATCATAATCATTGTATGAGAACATGAGAGTGgtgtttatttactttctttcttcttcttcttcttctctctctctctctctctctctctctctctctctctctctctctcttttcattgggAAAAATCTCAATTTTTTGTTTAGTCACCAACAGATTTCATAATTTGGAACACCAGACATAGCCCACATGGCTGAAAAGGGGTATGTAGTGCATGGCATGTGTATATTTGCCTGTACTGTTTTGTTTGGGTTGTCtttgcttttttaaaatattgAAATGAAAAAAGCTGGCCTATTTATTTGtttcaggagtgtgtgtgtgtgtgtttgagcagagtatgactgcctacatggtggggtaaaaacggtcatacaagtaaaagcccactcgtgtgcatacgagtgaacatgggagttgcagcccatgaatgcagaagaacaacaagacaTACCTCTACCCTattaggaaggaggaaggtgtcagaatggttcaaatgctcagctgccaatacagagagtccatgagggtgtgggttcgaatcccgctctcgccctttctcccaagtttgactggaaaatcaaactgagcgtttagtctttcggatgagatgataaaccaaggtcccgtgtgcagcagcacacacttggcacactgaaaaagaacccatggcaacgagagtgttgtcctctgccaaATTATGTAAAAATAGATGGGCGCAAGCtggttaaagcattagactttcaatctgagggtcccaggttcgaatctcggtaacagcacctggtgggtaaaaggtagagatttttctgatctcatacacaacacacacatgtaccacacacacacatagtgacatacactcaagttcacacacaggcatataatagcacacacactcccacttgctcatacacactcacacatacacacacacacacacacacatacacacacatacacacacacagaacacccatACAAACATCCTATTCTAGGAGGATATTTATTTCTTACTTCTTAAAAGAGTATGATATATACGTCAAAATACAGTGCAGGGAAAGATGCACAGAAGTTGAAAAATataaagatgaaagaaaatagATCACTGGCAAACAACTGTACCCAGACCccacactacacataaaagcacacaaatcccaacacatacacatacactgttaaacacacacattcacacacacggaaaaacacatgtacacatatacacacatacatgcacacacacacacacacgtttctacaTGCCTGAACTCCCataattcagacacacacacacacacacacacacacacacacacaaatgtgcaagtggagggaaacacacacacatatttcacagcTCCTAtgatatgcacacaacacacacactcaaactgagagagagaggtacaacaGACATGtacccaagcacacacatgcatttgggAAGGCCCAGAGAAACTCTGTTCTATTTTGAAGAAATATGTGCATTGTTTGTTTGGCAATGATACCAGTATCTGTGTTCTTCATTTACTAATGAAGAAGGTGTGTTGTCTAAAGGTCCACGTTTACATAAAAGGAACCTGAAACATAATTGAAATCTGTATGTCTTCTGCATCCCGGAGGATAGTCATCTTCAAACAATGTGATGTTGTCAAGAAACCACATTAACAACAAGGAGTCAATGAAAGACGTATAcgaaaaaaaatattaatcattaatcattaaaatttaaaaaaagagaaaggtggagtgttgatgtgtgcgtgtgcatacacacacacacacacacacacacacatacacacgtacatgcgcgcgcgcgcgcacacacacacacacacacacacacacacacacacgagacacattaTTTTTGGTGTGTTAGTGTCACTGTTTGTCATCAAAAACCCGATCGATTGATGTTGACACTTTCGTCTTGACCGGTCTGTTTCGGTAAAAAGACAGCCAGTGACTGTTTTTGTGCAGTGGCATTTGTGCCATAAGAGTTGTCTTACCTTGTACGACTTACAGAGAGGCCGAGATTTGATCCTTGTTATTTTCTGTAGTTCTTATAGAATTTCGTGAAATGTAAGTTATTCGAGTTTTtatcattctgtttgtttttgttgttggcaaTATTCCTCCTGTAGACGGAATGATtaatgttcacaacaaggcgtggacgttcactccgccagtcacacagacagtggagaggggaggggaagaagtgtggatgtaATGTTTTATTAAAATTTATAGCATTGTCTTCTTTGTTATGCatggtgttgttgatttttttatattaCATACAAAGCTTACAGTGCAGCATTTGTTTTTCGCTTGAAGCTCAGCCTATTGCGCTTGGTGATATTTTAAACAAACCAAGACGATACGAGGTGACGAATATGTCTTCTCTTGTCAGTTCATTGTGGTAGATACATTATAGTTTATACCGTATAGTTTGAATCATCTCTATTGCCATTATAGGTATTAATTACCAGGCACAGAGACAATGATGAGATCCAAAGGAAGTGATGTCAAtgaccagttttgttgttgatctgTGGATTTGTTACTATTTTCTGcacattatatataatatatatatattattatatataattatatacatatttcTTGTCTAGTAACTAGCCTGTACATACTATATTATACAGTTATTAAGGTTATAATCATAGTCTACACCTTTGGTACACATTCAGTGTTGTCTGATACATATGAATtttaattatgatatatatttcttttcttttttagcaaCACATCTTCAGCACCAGATTTCTTGCTTGACCTGGCGGCACAGTTCATCATGTCATTCAACCTGTgacctcttccgccttcacagccgttgggaaaggtttcctcctccgcctggtctgtcgttgggagacttcacatgcggcaggtagtactgggttacatggtaccagagGCAAGGGCTGTGCCCCTGACCTGatccaaacacacaaaacacacatactaacatcCTATCCTGGAggatttttatttcttaattCTTAAAAGGATATGATATATACATCAAAATACAGTGCAGGGAAATATGCACAGAAGtcgaaaaataaaaagatgaaagaaaatagGCCACTGGCACACACCAACAGCAGTgtgctaatgcacacacacagatgcatgtgtgcgcgctcatgcacgcactcactcactcacacacacacacacacacacacacacacacacacactctgaaattAAATTCTTAACTACATGTGTGATACATGCATGCTTTCAGACATTGTGACCAAATGGCATCCCCTGATCAGCAGGCAATGTCAGAGGTGAAGATCGAGATTGATGTGGCTGAAGAAACAGGACCACTGTGGATGACACAGGATCAGTGTTCAGGTCAGTTGCACATTCACCGTTTTTATTTCATGACATTTCTTATCTTGGCCCAGTAGTAACtagtatggaacaaactgccttTCTCAATCTCTTATATGGAT from Babylonia areolata isolate BAREFJ2019XMU chromosome 33, ASM4173473v1, whole genome shotgun sequence encodes the following:
- the LOC143277228 gene encoding uncharacterized protein LOC143277228, whose translation is MMTVTPDAVRSEPTFGKDEDNRPAGDKQKQVKLQSSVISKTTPQLSVSGAKRTPLHKSANTSGSLLSQNRSHVCQRCSAAFVTFNSLKIHLMHVHGEKLHAVSPVPSTPGGCDAGNHSNMNVEKVADLDKRNIVQRKNNKADDNTDKESEEKKSRRHVCDVCSKAFTQAGHLKTHKLVHTGHKQFVCDVCSKAFTHAGTLKRHKLIHTGHKQFVCDVCSKAFTEAGTLKRHKLIHTGHKQFVCDVCSKAFTQACNLKTHKLIHTGPKQFVCDVCKKAFTQAGTLKRHKLIHTGHKQFVCDVCSKAFTEAGTLKRHKFIHTGHKQFVCDMCSKAFTQAGHLKTHKLVHTGHKLFVCDVCNKAFTHAGTLKRHKLIHTGHKQFVCDVCSKAFTQAGTLKKHKLIHTGHKEFVCDVCSKAFTEAGTLKRHKLIHTGHKQFVCDVCSKA